A DNA window from Halostella litorea contains the following coding sequences:
- a CDS encoding MBL fold metallo-hydrolase, which produces MIRSNWGDWFVDEEVEATDPGDGVTVWYLGCNGFVLRSASTTLYVDPYFGNGDPPNIVRMIPVPMDPADATDCDGVLVTHEHIDHMHPPSYGPLVNDCGADLYAPAASYESPDYEGGLDAPGERRNTVAAGDDFEVGDFTVHVRGANDPDAIEPVSYVVEHDAGTFFHGGDSRPADAFADVAAEFDLDVGALAFGSVGEIYKYDLGHGERTRWYMDENQIIEAANQLELDRLVPSHHDMWQGVGADPKVLHEHAASFEYPRVIEPPHIGCSFRLGEHGIRRIGALDGE; this is translated from the coding sequence ATGATACGTTCAAACTGGGGCGACTGGTTCGTCGACGAGGAAGTCGAAGCGACCGACCCCGGCGACGGCGTGACCGTCTGGTATCTGGGCTGTAACGGCTTCGTCCTCCGGTCGGCGTCGACGACGCTGTACGTCGACCCGTACTTCGGGAACGGCGACCCGCCGAACATCGTCCGGATGATCCCGGTGCCGATGGACCCGGCCGACGCCACCGACTGCGACGGCGTGCTCGTCACCCACGAGCACATCGACCACATGCACCCGCCGTCGTACGGCCCGCTCGTAAACGACTGCGGCGCGGACCTGTACGCGCCCGCCGCCTCCTACGAGTCCCCGGACTACGAGGGCGGCCTCGACGCGCCCGGCGAGCGGCGCAACACCGTCGCCGCGGGTGACGACTTCGAGGTCGGCGACTTCACCGTCCACGTCCGCGGCGCGAACGACCCGGACGCCATCGAGCCGGTGAGCTACGTCGTCGAGCACGACGCCGGGACGTTCTTCCACGGCGGCGACAGCCGGCCGGCCGACGCGTTCGCCGACGTCGCCGCGGAGTTCGACCTCGACGTGGGCGCGCTCGCGTTCGGCTCCGTCGGCGAGATATACAAGTACGACCTCGGCCACGGCGAGCGCACGCGGTGGTACATGGACGAAAACCAGATCATCGAGGCGGCCAACCAGCTCGAACTGGACCGGCTCGTCCCCTCCCACCACGACATGTGGCAGGGCGTCGGCGCGGATCCGAAGGTGCTCCACGAACACGCCGCCTCGTTCGAGTATCCGCGGGTCATCGAGCCGCCCCACATCGGCTGCTCGTTCCGCCTCGGCGAGCACGGTATCCGCCGCATCGGCGCGCTCGACGGCGAGTGA
- a CDS encoding mandelate racemase family protein: protein MAPTITKIESREFEYPLEDVGTDEHGFNLVYEPGETTYRKLFGVKVHTDEGITGEYVGGNSPAAAQYNIIAKYLIGKNPLKREKHWSEIKRALRKYDRMGIGPMDIALWDFAGKYYAAPIHELLGTYRERIPAYASTYHGDEVGGLDSPEAFADFAEDCRDEGFGGFKIHGWGGGDESRDLTREVDAVHAVGERVGDEMDLMHDPACELETFADALELGRALDEQDFFWYEDPFRDGGISQHAHRKLARKLDTPILQTEHVRGLEIKSDFAANEATDFLRADPEYDAGITGAMKVAHMAEAYGLDVEFHAPGPAQRHCIAACRNSNYYEMALVHPHCQNTQPPVYEGGYSDMMDAVDDDGTVEVPDGPGLGVEYDWDYIEDNTTGSVHTYE, encoded by the coding sequence ATGGCACCGACGATAACGAAGATAGAGAGCCGCGAGTTCGAGTACCCCCTGGAGGACGTGGGGACGGACGAACACGGCTTCAACCTGGTGTACGAGCCCGGGGAGACGACGTACCGAAAGCTGTTCGGCGTGAAGGTCCACACCGACGAGGGGATCACCGGCGAGTACGTGGGCGGGAACTCGCCCGCGGCGGCCCAGTACAACATCATCGCGAAGTACCTGATCGGCAAGAACCCGCTCAAGCGCGAGAAACACTGGTCGGAGATAAAGCGCGCGCTCCGGAAGTACGACCGGATGGGGATCGGCCCGATGGACATCGCGCTGTGGGACTTCGCGGGCAAGTACTACGCCGCGCCGATCCACGAACTGCTGGGCACCTACCGCGAGCGCATCCCGGCGTACGCCTCGACGTACCACGGCGACGAGGTCGGCGGCCTCGACTCGCCGGAAGCGTTCGCCGACTTCGCCGAGGACTGCCGCGACGAGGGGTTCGGCGGGTTCAAGATCCACGGATGGGGCGGCGGCGACGAGTCCCGCGACCTCACCCGCGAGGTGGACGCCGTCCACGCCGTCGGCGAGCGCGTCGGCGACGAGATGGACCTGATGCACGACCCGGCCTGCGAACTGGAGACGTTCGCGGACGCGCTCGAACTCGGCCGCGCGCTCGACGAGCAGGACTTCTTCTGGTACGAGGACCCGTTCCGCGACGGCGGCATCTCCCAGCACGCCCACCGGAAACTGGCGCGGAAGCTCGACACCCCTATCCTCCAGACCGAGCACGTCCGCGGGCTTGAGATCAAGTCGGACTTCGCGGCCAACGAGGCCACCGACTTCCTGCGGGCCGACCCCGAGTACGACGCCGGCATCACCGGCGCGATGAAGGTCGCACACATGGCGGAGGCCTACGGCCTGGACGTGGAGTTCCACGCACCCGGCCCCGCGCAGCGCCACTGCATCGCGGCCTGCCGCAACTCCAACTACTACGAGATGGCGCTGGTCCACCCCCACTGCCAGAACACCCAGCCGCCGGTGTACGAGGGCGGCTACTCCGACATGATGGACGCCGTCGACGACGACGGGACGGTCGAAGTGCCCGACGGCCCCGGCCTCGGCGTCGAGTACGACTGGGACTACATCGAGGACAACACCACCGGGAGCGTCCACACGTACGAATAA
- a CDS encoding D-2-hydroxyacid dehydrogenase — MSTIDVLVLRAGTHGMPAADYAAELRERLPDHRIEVARTPQEERSLAAEARVITSTHFDADLLDDAPNLDLFAGVAAGYDHLPLDALAGHGAAVTNASGIHAPNIAEQVLGYVLMDARRLEEAKRRQERREWRHYRAREIKGSTVTIVGLGAIGKAVADRVAAFDAHTVGVRYTPEKGGPTDRVIGFDDADFHDALADTDYLVVAAPLTETTRGLVGEAEFETLPPDAYLVNVGRGPIVDTDALLTALRKNAIGGAGLDVTDPEPLPHDHPLWRFENVTITPHNAGHSPAHWDRLADIVAGNVRRLDDGAEPSDLENLVRSPE; from the coding sequence ATGAGCACCATCGACGTACTGGTCCTTCGAGCGGGGACCCACGGGATGCCGGCGGCGGACTACGCGGCCGAACTCCGTGAGCGACTCCCGGACCACCGGATCGAGGTAGCGAGGACGCCACAGGAGGAGCGGTCGCTCGCGGCCGAAGCCAGGGTCATCACCTCGACCCACTTCGACGCGGACCTGCTCGACGACGCGCCGAACCTGGATCTGTTCGCCGGCGTCGCGGCGGGGTACGACCACCTGCCGCTCGACGCGCTGGCCGGGCACGGGGCCGCCGTGACGAACGCCTCGGGGATCCACGCGCCGAACATCGCCGAGCAGGTGCTCGGTTACGTCCTCATGGACGCCCGACGGCTTGAAGAGGCCAAACGGCGACAGGAGCGCCGCGAGTGGCGACACTACCGGGCCCGCGAGATCAAGGGGAGCACCGTCACCATCGTCGGCCTCGGGGCGATCGGTAAAGCCGTCGCGGACCGGGTCGCCGCCTTCGACGCCCACACGGTCGGCGTCCGGTACACGCCCGAGAAGGGCGGCCCGACCGACCGGGTGATCGGGTTCGACGACGCCGACTTCCACGACGCGCTGGCCGACACCGACTACTTGGTCGTCGCCGCGCCGCTGACGGAGACAACCCGCGGCCTCGTCGGCGAGGCGGAGTTCGAGACGCTGCCGCCGGACGCGTACCTCGTCAACGTCGGCCGCGGGCCGATCGTCGACACGGACGCGCTCCTGACGGCCCTCCGGAAGAACGCCATCGGCGGCGCGGGGCTGGACGTCACGGACCCCGAACCGCTCCCCCACGACCACCCCCTCTGGCGGTTCGAGAACGTGACCATCACGCCCCACAACGCCGGACACAGCCCGGCCCACTGGGACCGCCTCGCGGACATCGTCGCCGGGAACGTCCGGCGACTCGACGACGGTGCGGAGCCGTCCGACCTGGAGAACCTGGTCAGGTCGCCGGAGTGA
- a CDS encoding DUF362 domain-containing protein, translated as MDSEDAERAASHLSVPEETILEACGDPALPEMGVVEQVWETDPIPPEETAEAAGRAVRDLSFEGVPDGGEVALGVGSRGIANLATIVSGVVDAVSAAGYEPFVFPAMGSHGGATGEGQREMLNELGVTEDAIGCEIQSSMDVVEVGRTPDRDVPVVADANAAAADAIVPINRVKPHTDFDGAVESGLSKMLVIGMGKQRGAKIAHEWAVDWSFRRMIPEITDQLLDSLPVVGGVAIVEDQHDDTAVVEGVPPSGFLDREAELLEDAYDRMPTLPFDELDVVVFDRQGKDISGQGIDTNVIGRRPFAINEPAPESPDIKRIYTRGLTETTHGNAMGVGSADVIHESIAAELDAPTTLINALTASTIRGVRLPPVVETDRAGLVAALSTIGVVDPDTVRVLRAADTMHLHRLYASAALVEAARDRDDLRVVEEPSPIEFDDGQFAAPPLLD; from the coding sequence ATGGATTCCGAGGACGCGGAGCGCGCGGCGAGCCACCTGTCGGTGCCGGAGGAGACGATACTCGAAGCGTGCGGCGACCCCGCCCTGCCGGAGATGGGCGTCGTCGAACAGGTGTGGGAGACGGACCCGATCCCGCCTGAGGAGACGGCGGAGGCGGCGGGCCGGGCGGTTCGCGACCTGTCGTTCGAGGGCGTCCCCGACGGCGGCGAAGTCGCGCTCGGCGTCGGGAGCCGCGGTATCGCGAACCTGGCCACCATCGTCTCGGGCGTCGTCGACGCCGTCTCGGCGGCCGGCTACGAACCCTTCGTCTTTCCCGCGATGGGCAGCCACGGCGGTGCGACCGGCGAGGGGCAACGGGAGATGCTGAACGAACTCGGCGTGACCGAGGACGCCATCGGCTGTGAGATCCAGTCGAGCATGGACGTCGTGGAGGTCGGCCGGACCCCGGACCGCGACGTCCCGGTCGTCGCCGACGCCAACGCCGCCGCCGCGGACGCCATCGTCCCGATCAACCGCGTCAAGCCCCACACGGACTTCGACGGGGCCGTCGAGAGCGGCCTCTCGAAGATGCTCGTCATCGGGATGGGGAAGCAACGCGGCGCGAAGATCGCCCACGAGTGGGCCGTCGACTGGTCGTTCCGCCGGATGATCCCCGAGATCACCGACCAGTTGCTCGACTCGCTCCCGGTCGTCGGCGGCGTCGCCATCGTCGAGGACCAGCACGACGACACCGCCGTCGTCGAGGGCGTCCCGCCCAGCGGGTTCCTCGACCGCGAGGCGGAACTGCTGGAGGACGCGTACGACCGCATGCCGACGCTCCCGTTCGACGAACTCGACGTCGTCGTCTTCGACCGGCAGGGCAAGGACATCAGCGGGCAGGGCATCGACACGAACGTCATCGGGCGGCGGCCGTTCGCGATCAACGAGCCTGCACCGGAGTCGCCCGACATCAAACGCATCTACACCCGCGGGCTGACCGAGACGACCCACGGCAACGCGATGGGCGTCGGCTCCGCCGACGTGATCCACGAGTCCATCGCCGCCGAACTCGACGCGCCGACCACGCTGATCAACGCGCTCACGGCGAGTACGATCCGGGGCGTGCGGCTCCCGCCGGTCGTCGAGACGGACCGCGCCGGCCTCGTCGCCGCGCTTTCGACGATAGGCGTCGTCGACCCGGACACCGTCCGGGTGCTTCGCGCGGCCGACACGATGCACCTCCACCGGCTCTACGCCTCGGCCGCGCTGGTCGAGGCCGCCCGCGACCGGGACGACCTGCGCGTCGTCGAGGAGCCGTCGCCGATCGAGTTCGACGACGGGCAGTTCGCCGCGCCGCCGCTGCTCGATTAG
- a CDS encoding SDR family NAD(P)-dependent oxidoreductase: MSEDLHDKTALVVGASRGIGKAIAEEYAERGAKVAALARSAGDLEALVASLPTDSIAVECDVQDDESVAEAVSTAEDALGPVDVAVNSAGTIARGRLHEADEADLTRVVDVNLLGALRVSKHVLPSLMETEGTLIHVSSEAGSVGVPELPAYCASKGGLDAAIRQLAVDYGPDGVSVVGIAPGTTKTSMNEAVRERDPSWVEERAEGIPSGRLGTPEDISALAAFLAADRSEYLTGEVVHVDGGSTA; the protein is encoded by the coding sequence ATGTCGGAAGACCTGCACGACAAGACGGCACTCGTCGTCGGAGCGAGCCGCGGGATAGGGAAGGCGATCGCAGAGGAGTACGCCGAGCGCGGGGCAAAGGTTGCGGCGCTGGCCCGGTCAGCCGGGGACCTGGAAGCCCTCGTCGCGTCGCTGCCGACCGATTCGATCGCAGTCGAGTGCGACGTTCAGGACGACGAGAGCGTCGCGGAGGCCGTGTCGACGGCCGAAGACGCACTGGGCCCGGTCGACGTGGCCGTCAACAGCGCGGGGACGATCGCCCGCGGGCGACTCCACGAGGCCGACGAGGCGGACCTGACGCGGGTCGTGGACGTGAACCTCCTCGGCGCGTTGCGCGTCAGCAAACACGTCCTCCCCTCGCTGATGGAGACGGAAGGGACGCTGATCCACGTCTCGTCCGAGGCGGGGTCGGTCGGCGTCCCCGAACTGCCGGCGTACTGTGCGAGCAAGGGCGGCCTCGACGCCGCGATCCGACAGCTAGCGGTCGATTACGGGCCGGACGGGGTGTCGGTGGTCGGTATCGCGCCGGGGACGACGAAGACGTCGATGAACGAGGCCGTGAGGGAGCGGGACCCGTCGTGGGTCGAGGAGCGGGCGGAGGGGATCCCGTCCGGCCGCCTCGGGACGCCGGAGGACATCAGCGCCCTCGCGGCGTTTCTCGCGGCCGACCGGTCGGAGTACCTGACCGGCGAGGTGGTCCACGTCGACGGCGGATCGACCGCGTGA
- a CDS encoding IclR family transcriptional regulator — MGGNPGNDPNRIGAVENLFEVVEGMKELGGCGVRELADHMDLPKSTVHVYLKSLEDAGYVVRRDGEYRLGLRFLQVGGRVRHDNGLYQVGRTEIDELAQKTGEVATIGCEECGYRVMLYRTEPMGAIFNNAPTGEYTRMHWTALGKAMLSQQSDERITEIVDEHGLPRATEHTIVDRDALQAEIETVREQGYATEDEERVNGVKSVAVPVSSEGVTADAAISVAGPKHDFDEDRIENEFVPELQNTANVIELKTKHY, encoded by the coding sequence ATGGGCGGGAATCCGGGAAACGATCCGAACCGAATCGGGGCGGTCGAGAACCTCTTCGAGGTGGTCGAGGGGATGAAGGAACTCGGCGGCTGTGGGGTCCGCGAACTGGCCGACCACATGGACCTGCCGAAGAGCACGGTCCACGTCTACCTCAAGTCGCTGGAGGACGCCGGGTACGTCGTGCGGCGGGACGGCGAGTACCGGCTCGGACTCCGGTTCCTGCAGGTCGGCGGCCGGGTCCGGCACGACAACGGTCTCTACCAGGTCGGCCGTACCGAGATCGATGAACTGGCCCAGAAGACGGGTGAGGTCGCGACCATCGGCTGTGAGGAGTGTGGCTACCGGGTGATGCTGTACCGGACGGAGCCGATGGGTGCCATCTTCAACAACGCGCCGACCGGCGAGTACACCCGGATGCACTGGACCGCGCTCGGCAAGGCGATGCTGTCCCAGCAGTCCGACGAGCGGATCACCGAGATCGTCGACGAGCACGGCCTCCCGCGGGCGACGGAACACACCATCGTCGACCGCGACGCGCTCCAGGCGGAGATAGAGACCGTCCGGGAGCAGGGGTACGCCACCGAGGACGAGGAACGCGTCAACGGCGTCAAGTCGGTCGCCGTGCCGGTCAGCAGCGAGGGGGTGACCGCCGACGCCGCCATCTCCGTCGCCGGGCCGAAACACGACTTCGACGAGGACCGCATCGAAAACGAGTTCGTCCCGGAGCTACAGAACACGGCGAACGTGATCGAACTCAAGACGAAACACTACTGA
- a CDS encoding mannonate dehydratase — MVDLAVVLPPQPDDRWKLAKQMGVDSAVVHTLEIGDDKTDWSYHDLLHLKNWYEDAGLEISVIEGSVPLTDRVRLGLDGRDEDIAEFKQFLRDCGRLDIPVVCYDWMVGIRWARTEAHVEDRGGSLVTAYSDDRMHRNGGEQAIDATREQIWEALEYFLQEVTPVAEEAGVKLGLHPDDPPRESLGGVPRIVNSPEAYQRVLDAYDSEHNGITFCQGNFAAMGVDVPATIRRFGDRINFVHFRDVDGDADDFVETWHDDGPTDMLAAMEAYQDAVDDDVVMRPDHVPTMVGEDNSNPGYHTKGRLFAVGYMRGLLEQTA, encoded by the coding sequence ATGGTCGACCTAGCGGTAGTCCTACCGCCGCAACCGGACGATCGATGGAAGCTCGCCAAGCAGATGGGCGTGGACAGCGCCGTGGTGCACACGCTCGAGATCGGCGACGACAAGACCGACTGGAGCTATCACGACCTGCTGCATCTGAAGAACTGGTACGAGGACGCGGGCCTCGAAATCAGCGTCATCGAGGGGAGCGTCCCCCTGACGGACCGCGTCAGGCTCGGGCTCGACGGCCGCGACGAGGACATCGCCGAGTTCAAGCAGTTCCTCCGGGACTGCGGCCGCCTCGACATCCCCGTGGTCTGTTACGACTGGATGGTCGGCATCCGGTGGGCGCGGACCGAGGCCCACGTCGAGGACCGCGGCGGGTCGCTCGTGACCGCCTACTCCGACGACCGGATGCACCGGAACGGGGGCGAACAGGCCATCGACGCGACCCGGGAGCAGATCTGGGAGGCCCTGGAGTACTTCCTGCAGGAGGTCACCCCCGTCGCGGAGGAGGCCGGCGTGAAACTCGGCCTCCACCCCGACGACCCGCCCCGCGAGTCGCTGGGTGGCGTGCCCCGGATCGTCAACAGCCCCGAGGCGTACCAGCGCGTGCTCGACGCCTACGACAGCGAGCACAACGGCATCACGTTCTGCCAGGGCAACTTCGCGGCGATGGGCGTCGACGTGCCGGCGACGATCCGCCGGTTCGGCGACCGGATCAACTTCGTCCACTTCCGCGACGTGGACGGCGACGCCGACGACTTCGTCGAGACGTGGCACGACGACGGCCCGACGGACATGCTCGCGGCGATGGAGGCCTACCAGGACGCCGTCGACGACGACGTGGTGATGCGGCCCGACCACGTCCCGACGATGGTCGGCGAGGACAACTCGAACCCCGGCTACCACACCAAGGGACGCCTCTTTGCGGTCGGATACATGCGCGGCCTGCTCGAACAGACCGCGTAG
- a CDS encoding SDR family NAD(P)-dependent oxidoreductase encodes MSDTFEGEAAIVTGASRGIGSGIATELAERGASVVVNYRSSEDRAEAVVDEIRDDGGEAVAVQADVSDEDDVAAMVEATVDRYGSLDVMVNNAGMTTLGPAEEIDLDDWRRVIDVDLTGVFIGCQAAGRQMLSQPDGGSIVNVASMMGEMGFHMRAPYCAAKAGVINLTRTLAVEWATEDVTVNALAPGFIKTDITDQTQGSAGYTDDDIRRRTPMARYGTVQEMANCVGFLARGDTYVTGEVLRADGGWTSDAWRYHENRA; translated from the coding sequence ATGAGCGACACGTTCGAGGGAGAGGCGGCTATCGTCACGGGCGCATCGAGAGGCATCGGCAGCGGGATCGCGACCGAACTCGCAGAGCGGGGCGCGTCGGTGGTGGTCAACTACCGCTCCTCCGAGGACCGGGCGGAGGCGGTCGTCGACGAGATCAGGGACGACGGCGGCGAGGCCGTCGCCGTGCAGGCCGACGTGAGCGACGAGGACGACGTGGCGGCGATGGTCGAGGCGACCGTCGACCGCTACGGGTCGCTGGACGTGATGGTGAACAACGCGGGCATGACGACGCTCGGCCCGGCCGAGGAGATCGACCTCGACGACTGGCGGCGGGTGATAGACGTCGACCTGACCGGCGTGTTCATCGGCTGCCAGGCCGCGGGACGACAGATGCTGTCCCAGCCCGACGGCGGGTCGATCGTCAACGTCGCGTCGATGATGGGCGAGATGGGCTTTCACATGCGAGCGCCGTACTGCGCGGCGAAGGCCGGCGTCATCAACCTCACCCGGACGCTCGCCGTCGAGTGGGCGACGGAGGACGTCACCGTGAACGCGCTGGCCCCCGGCTTCATCAAGACGGACATCACGGACCAGACCCAGGGGTCGGCGGGCTACACCGACGACGACATCCGCCGGCGCACGCCGATGGCCCGGTACGGCACCGTCCAGGAGATGGCGAACTGCGTCGGCTTCCTCGCGCGGGGCGACACGTACGTCACCGGCGAGGTGCTTCGCGCCGACGGCGGCTGGACCTCCGACGCCTGGCGGTATCACGAGAACCGCGCGTAG
- a CDS encoding TRAP transporter substrate-binding protein: MSDGNPRVSRRSLVKGLGTGAIAATAGCSMLGDLGGGGGGDGVEMTIASTFEPGHILVQAAETFKEEIESESDGDVSVEISPGGSYGSEDEIGEVVAQGGVEAHSAGSFPYFQFAPEYWFFGCPFVLSGYDQLLSVLESDEMQEAHDALVENGDQRPIGQQIYRGARNFTSNTPIQGPSDVDGLNLRLPELDPWVAIWEEVGASPTPVALDELYSALEQGTADASEGGAEQISSFNLYEVQSHLSLTEHLIANGNIYINDTFYQGLDETYQDMIMEVGQSATSSAAEQSQSREEELIQGLADEGMEIVEDVDVEAFQEQAAPAVEQLFENTWAFDWETVQNM; encoded by the coding sequence ATGTCAGATGGGAATCCGCGGGTCAGTAGACGCTCGTTAGTCAAGGGACTCGGTACAGGCGCGATCGCGGCGACGGCCGGCTGCTCGATGCTCGGCGACCTCGGCGGGGGCGGCGGGGGCGACGGCGTCGAGATGACGATCGCAAGCACCTTCGAACCCGGCCACATCCTCGTGCAGGCCGCGGAGACGTTCAAGGAGGAGATCGAGTCGGAGTCCGACGGCGACGTCTCCGTCGAGATCAGCCCCGGCGGGTCGTACGGCTCCGAGGACGAGATCGGCGAGGTCGTCGCGCAGGGCGGCGTCGAGGCCCACTCCGCGGGCAGCTTCCCGTACTTCCAGTTCGCGCCGGAGTACTGGTTCTTCGGGTGCCCGTTCGTCCTCTCGGGCTACGACCAGTTGCTGTCGGTGCTGGAGAGCGACGAGATGCAGGAGGCCCACGACGCACTCGTCGAGAACGGCGACCAGCGCCCGATCGGCCAGCAGATCTACCGCGGCGCGCGGAACTTCACATCCAACACGCCGATCCAGGGGCCGAGCGACGTCGACGGGCTCAACCTCCGCCTGCCGGAGCTGGACCCGTGGGTGGCCATCTGGGAGGAAGTGGGCGCGTCACCAACGCCGGTCGCGCTGGACGAGCTGTACAGCGCGCTCGAACAGGGGACCGCGGACGCCTCCGAGGGCGGCGCGGAGCAGATCAGCTCGTTCAACCTCTACGAGGTCCAGAGCCACCTGAGCCTCACGGAGCACCTGATCGCCAACGGGAACATCTACATCAACGACACGTTCTACCAGGGCCTCGACGAGACCTACCAGGACATGATCATGGAGGTCGGCCAGTCGGCGACGTCCTCCGCGGCGGAGCAGTCCCAGTCCCGCGAGGAGGAACTCATCCAGGGCCTCGCCGACGAGGGCATGGAGATAGTCGAGGACGTGGACGTCGAGGCGTTCCAGGAGCAGGCGGCACCGGCGGTCGAACAGCTGTTCGAGAACACGTGGGCGTTCGACTGGGAAACCGTCCAGAACATGTGA
- a CDS encoding TRAP transporter small permease: MEIDQSLDLKRDRLFDRVVLYSATALFTITIVLTTLQVFIRLLNLPTFGFLHWTEPAARFVLIIATYLGAAVAVRNNEHIAIRFLLERLTNWKPWLGYLVQVVGKLIVIGFLWIALEGTIITTVDDWATSIGGIGFVTSGHLYLGIGIGIGLMLIYAVIDLVGLARELLAMRTADTASGQIEEGMADE, translated from the coding sequence ATGGAAATCGACCAATCACTCGACCTGAAGCGCGACCGGCTTTTCGATAGGGTCGTCCTGTACAGCGCGACGGCGCTGTTTACGATCACGATCGTTTTGACCACGCTCCAGGTCTTCATTCGGCTGTTGAACCTCCCCACGTTCGGCTTCCTGCACTGGACCGAACCGGCGGCGCGGTTCGTGCTCATCATCGCGACCTACCTGGGTGCCGCCGTCGCCGTCCGGAACAACGAACACATCGCGATCCGGTTCCTGCTCGAACGGCTCACGAACTGGAAACCGTGGCTCGGCTACCTGGTTCAGGTGGTCGGGAAGCTGATCGTCATCGGCTTCCTCTGGATCGCCCTGGAGGGGACGATCATCACGACCGTCGACGACTGGGCGACGTCGATCGGCGGGATCGGCTTCGTCACGTCGGGCCACCTCTACCTCGGGATCGGGATCGGCATCGGGCTGATGCTCATCTACGCGGTGATCGACTTGGTGGGGCTGGCCCGCGAACTCCTGGCGATGCGGACGGCGGACACCGCCAGCGGCCAGATCGAGGAGGGGATGGCCGATGAGTGA
- a CDS encoding TRAP transporter large permease, producing MSELLIIGTLFLGTLLVLYALGVPVGIAMGATCVLMMVSPYGRGLNYGLIAQQLLYGLNSFTLLAIPFYLLLGRLMNRIGMTQRIFALANAFVGQFRGGIAHVNIVASMIFSGMSGLAVADAAGLGRVEYTAMRDQGYDKDISLGVTGSSAIIGPIIPPSVPIIIYAVLAEESIGQLFLGGILPGILIGVFLMALVFLFVHLRGYETEDSFDLGEAWRCLKEAVFPLLAPILIIGGILTGTFTATEAGAIAVVYTVLLGMFVYNELSLRGLFEELQYGMVETFSLTFIVGVASLYGLVALQLQLPILMAESITNFSSDPTVVIFLLVGLLLVVGTFMETIAAITILVPIFMPILDIAGIDPLHFGIVMILTLMLGLLTPPFGVILFVLEKVTDASLEEAMKAVLPYYVPILLVLLLTILVPEIVTYPATELLGA from the coding sequence ATGAGTGAACTGCTCATCATCGGGACCCTGTTCCTCGGGACGCTGCTGGTGCTGTACGCGCTCGGCGTCCCGGTCGGGATCGCCATGGGCGCGACCTGCGTCCTGATGATGGTCTCGCCGTACGGGCGCGGCCTCAACTACGGCCTGATCGCCCAGCAGTTGCTGTACGGGCTCAACAGCTTCACGCTGCTTGCGATCCCGTTTTACCTCCTGTTGGGACGGCTGATGAACCGCATCGGGATGACACAGCGGATCTTCGCCCTGGCGAACGCCTTCGTCGGGCAGTTCCGCGGCGGCATCGCCCACGTCAACATCGTCGCCAGCATGATCTTCTCGGGCATGTCCGGCCTCGCCGTCGCCGACGCCGCGGGACTGGGCCGCGTCGAGTACACCGCGATGCGCGACCAGGGGTACGACAAGGACATCTCGCTGGGCGTCACCGGCTCCTCGGCGATCATCGGGCCGATCATCCCGCCGAGCGTGCCGATCATCATCTACGCCGTGCTGGCCGAGGAGTCGATCGGCCAGCTGTTCCTCGGGGGGATCCTCCCGGGGATCCTCATCGGCGTGTTCCTGATGGCGCTCGTCTTCCTGTTCGTCCACCTGCGCGGCTACGAGACGGAGGACTCCTTCGACCTCGGGGAGGCGTGGCGGTGCTTGAAGGAAGCGGTGTTCCCCTTGCTTGCCCCGATCCTCATCATCGGCGGGATCCTCACCGGGACGTTCACCGCGACCGAGGCGGGCGCGATCGCCGTCGTCTACACCGTCCTCCTCGGGATGTTCGTCTACAACGAACTCTCGCTGCGGGGGCTGTTCGAGGAGCTCCAGTACGGGATGGTCGAGACGTTCTCGCTGACGTTCATCGTCGGCGTCGCGTCGCTGTACGGGCTGGTCGCGCTCCAGCTCCAGCTTCCGATCCTGATGGCGGAGTCGATCACGAACTTCTCCAGCGACCCGACGGTCGTGATCTTCCTGCTCGTCGGGCTCCTGCTGGTGGTCGGGACGTTCATGGAGACGATCGCGGCGATCACCATCCTCGTCCCGATCTTCATGCCGATCCTCGACATCGCGGGGATCGACCCGCTCCACTTCGGCATCGTGATGATCCTGACGCTGATGCTGGGCCTGCTGACGCCGCCGTTCGGGGTCATCCTCTTCGTGCTGGAGAAGGTGACCGACGCGAGCTTGGAGGAGGCGATGAAGGCCGTGTTGCCCTACTACGTGCCGATCCTCCTGGTGTTGCTGCTCACCATCCTCGTCCCGGAGATCGTCACGTACCCGGCGACCGAACTGCTGGGCGCCTGA